GGACGATGATCACCAGCAGTACGATGGCGGAGTTCACGAAGCTCTTGGTGGCGCCCCACAGGATCTCCCCGGCGATGACATCCTCGATGCTCACGGGCGTGGCCACGATGGCATCGAACGTCTTTTGGTAATGCATGCGCACGAACGAGCCGTAGGTGCACTCGAAGAAGCCGCCGTACATGATGGAGATGGCCACCAGGCCAGGGGCCAGGAATCGTATGTACTCGATCTCCTGTCCGGCGTATTGCAGGTTCATTACCAGGCTGCCCAGCCCCGCCCCCATCGCCACCAGGTACAGCAGGGGCTCCAGTATGGAAGGGAGGAAGTTCGTCTTCCAAGTCTTGAAGAACACATCGGCGTTCCTCCTCCACACATAGATGGCCCCCCGGTCGATGTTGCTGATGAGGCTCAATCCTTCAGCCTCCTGCCGGTGAGCTTGAGGTATACGTCCTCGAGGGTCGACGGCCTTACTGTGGAGTACACGTCAGGGTACCTACGCTTGAACTCCGACTGTATCGTCTGACACTGCCGGGAGTACAAGTAGATGCGGTCCGCCGAGCGCTCTACCTGCCCTCCTGTAGCAGCCAGGTAGTCCTCGATGCCCTGCCCGTGGGGGTCTATGACCTCCATGACGCAGGAGCCCACCTGGTCCTCGATGAGCTCCTTGGGAACACCCTCCAGGAGGAACTTCCCTTTCTCCATTATGACCAGGCGGTCGCACAGCTGCTCGGCCTCATCCATGTAGTGGGTGGTGAGGATGATCGTCGTCCCTCTCTTCCGGAGGTCCCTGATCTTCTCCCAGATGAGGTGCCGGGCCTGGGGATCAAGACCGGTCGTGGGCTCGTCCAGGATGAGGAGCTGGGGGTCGTTGATGAGGGCCCGGGCCATTATGAGGCGCCGCTTCATGCCACCGGACAGATGTTCGATCTCGGTGTCCTTCTTCTCCGTGAGCTGCATCATGTCTAGCAGCTCCAGCGCACGCTTCTTGGCCTGGGCCGGGGGGATGCCAAAGTAGCGGGCGTAGGAGGTGAGATTACGGAGGACGGTGAAGTCAGGGTCCAGATTGTTCTCCTGGGGCGCCACGCCGATAAGGGCCTTGACCTCCTTGGCACGGGCAGTGATGTCCATTCCCAGAACCTCCAGGCGTCCCGCGGTCAGAGGGGAGGTGCCCTGTATCATGTGCATGGCGGTGCTCTTCCCCGCACCGTTGGGCCCCAGGAACCCGAACACCTCTCCTTTGTCGATCTGAAGGTCGATATGGTCCACCGCCACCAGATCGCCGTACCTCTTCACCAAACCCCGTGCGGAGACCACTGCCGGCATCTGAGCACACTTATGGGTCTTATGGCATTAGACCCTGACGCAAGCTAACGGTAGCCGCGCCCCTTTTTCCCCCTGCCGAGCAAGGCCTATTGTGGACCCTTCCCTGATCCTCGCCGTCATCTACCTCTCCCTTCTGGGCACGGCCCTGGGGTCGCTGACCGGCCTGGCCCCGGGCATCCACGTCAACACCCTGGCATTGCTCCTGGTCTCCGCGTCTGCCATCATCCTCCCCGGTCTGGCAACGATAGCGACGGCGGCGGGCGGGGAAGAAGGGGACGCCCCCCTGCTGCTGGTTGTGATCATCGTCTCCGCGGCGGTGGCCCACTCCTTCCTCGACGTCCTTCCCTCCATCTTCCTGGGGGCAGCGGAGGAGGACACGGCGCTCAGCACACTTCCCGGGCACCGCCTCCTCCTTGACGGTAAGGGTAACGAGGCCGCCGGCTGCTCCGCATACGGTGCCCTGGTGGGCGGGACCGCGGCCATCTGCCTGTGCCTCCCCCTCACCATGGTCCTGGGCCCTCCCCTGGACCTCATGCTCCTAGTGGAGCAGGCCGCCCCCTTGTTGGTGGCCGCCGCCCTGATCGCCCTTCCGCTCTCGGAGAAAGGGGTCCGAACACGCGCATCGCTGCGT
Above is a window of Methanomassiliicoccus sp. DNA encoding:
- a CDS encoding ABC transporter permease; amino-acid sequence: MSLISNIDRGAIYVWRRNADVFFKTWKTNFLPSILEPLLYLVAMGAGLGSLVMNLQYAGQEIEYIRFLAPGLVAISIMYGGFFECTYGSFVRMHYQKTFDAIVATPVSIEDVIAGEILWGATKSFVNSAIVLLVIIVLGATFIPEVLFTAPTMLLIPAISFLGGIMFSSIAMIFTGLVPNIDSFNYPFYLLVTPMFLFGGTFFPTSSLGVIEPVAYALPLTHTSLLMRNLSFGTVGWMDLWATLYIVVLTVVTFLLAIIIMKKRLVK
- a CDS encoding ATP-binding cassette domain-containing protein: MPAVVSARGLVKRYGDLVAVDHIDLQIDKGEVFGFLGPNGAGKSTAMHMIQGTSPLTAGRLEVLGMDITARAKEVKALIGVAPQENNLDPDFTVLRNLTSYARYFGIPPAQAKKRALELLDMMQLTEKKDTEIEHLSGGMKRRLIMARALINDPQLLILDEPTTGLDPQARHLIWEKIRDLRKRGTTIILTTHYMDEAEQLCDRLVIMEKGKFLLEGVPKELIEDQVGSCVMEVIDPHGQGIEDYLAATGGQVERSADRIYLYSRQCQTIQSEFKRRYPDVYSTVRPSTLEDVYLKLTGRRLKD